The following DNA comes from Miscanthus floridulus cultivar M001 chromosome 5, ASM1932011v1, whole genome shotgun sequence.
CTTCTCGCACGCCTCCTTGCaggggtccttcttctccttgggCTTGTCGTCCTCCACGCTGACGATGGTCGCCTCGAAGCACTTCTTCTTGAGCCTCTGCACGATGCGGACCGGGTCGACCGTCCCGACCACCGTCAGCGTGCACTTCTCGGTGTCGATCTCCATGGACTTGATTCCTGGATGCATGGTGGTCATATCGTCATACATGGCATAAGCCTAGCTAGCAGCTAGCTCTTCTGTCATTAATCCGTGGACCGGTATATATACATTGTTCATTAGATAGAAAGATAGATTGGTACCTTGGTTCTTGGAAACAATTGCTAGGATCTCACACTTGCATTTTGCGCCAATGAGGTCAGCTTTGAGAACTATCTTCTGCAACAATATAATTAGCAACCAGCAACAGCAAAATATTCAATACGAATAATGATCCATGGCCACAAATTCGGAGTTGATCTGCAGCAGAAAATAAAGATATTACTATCACAAGAACGGAACCTTAGACATTGTGATCGAGATGATGACACCCACACCCCTGGGTTGGAAGGGATAGCAGACTGCTGCGTGTGTGTCGGGAGGAGACGGCTCTGCTGGTAGGGCGTAGCACTGAATGTTCTATGCGAAATCTATGTCCAATCCTAAGCTGTTTATAGGCGGCAATCCTGGAAGTCAACTCGGCGAGACAGCTGCTACTGTCAACACGTCATTGGATGGGACCTGGTCGTAGGATTGTAGGAATGATATACGCACACTTGTGATCCACAATTGCAGTGCAGGAGTTATCATAATGCTGTTTCTGAATGCAGGAGGTTGCAACTGTCTGCTGCACTGGTTAGTCAATTCCCTTGCACTGAGATGTCACTGACTTAGCTCATAAGGATTGGTCGGCTTTTGCTGGTACACATGTTAGTTAGGATAAGGAATTTTTAGGGAGTAAATAATATGGTTCCCTCATCAAACCGGGTCCGTGTACACGTTGTTTCTTGTTTGTGGAAATGTCAGCCCAATGCAAAGGGTTGTTTTAGTTTGAGTTCACCCAACAACACCCCAACAGACATTTTTAGTTATCAGAAAGTTGGGGGGATCGGACACGCATATCCTCCAGTTTACTAAAAATATGTGATCCTGATCACACGCACCTTCCCTGGAAGTGTACTTGCAAAGACTAGGAATAATTTCTAAACTTGTTCGCTTGGTCATGGTCACACACTTGTTTCATTTTATAAAAAAAGACTAATAAATTCTTCCCTAGAAGAGGTAAAACTATATTTCATTTTTTTTGGAAACATCAAGGCAACCAAACTAAGCCATTTTCTATTATTTCTCTTTCAGGATATGTATAACTCAATAAAATCTCAAAGACAAAGAGGTTGACATGATCTTTTGGTAAGAACTCCAAAATGGTTGCATCCAGTGGAGCATATAAGAAATAGGGAAATTTTGCTGTGGGACACAGAAGAAACAGGAAATTGCCCAGGAAACACCGCCAACGTCGAAATTTGCCAGTGGACATTATAAAATTTGTGATTCTTGGCCGAGAGACGCCGCGTtgattattttattcatttttcAGTTTCGAGGAGAGAGAAGGCAGAAGAAATGTATAAACTGCCCTCGTCTTCAACCTCTAGTTTTCACCGGCTATTCGAACGCAGGCAGCTTTGGTTCCCACCTCGTCCATCTTGACCACCGCCGTGAGCGCAACCTTGGACAGGAACGTCGGCCCCCGTGCAGCGCCGGTGACTACTTGGTCTCCATCGTCCCCCTTGCACATGCCACTCAGGTCGGCAGCCTCCGGCGAGAACGGCAGCGAGAGGCCCAGCCGACTGAGGTCGCCCTTGAGGTCACCCCAGCTGAAGGTGATTGCGAACTTGGGCAGCTTGATGCTGACAGGCCTCTCCTTCATCTCGGCCAATATGCCGTACAGGTACGCTGACGACGAGGTGACCATGTCCACCATGGTCGAGAGGCCGTCACGCGTGTCCGGGAGGAAGAAGAACATGGAGTACTGCTGCGTGCTCCCATTGGCCTTCGTCGGGGGCATGGCCTTGGACTCTGCGGCTACCTGTCCGCGGCGGCGCTTCAGCTGGCCACCACAAGCAGGCCACGCGGCCGCGCCTGCCAGCTCTAGCCCCGGCCGCACATGCCGCGGGAgaggccgccatggccgcgcacCTGCAGTCTCCGGCGCCCAGCCAGCTCGCCGCCCAGCTCCGGAGAGGCCGTGCCCGCTCGGCTCCAGCGAGGCAGCAGGGCCGCCCGCGCCCACCGTGCCTGTCCTCCGGCCCCGGCCTCGCGCAGGAGTCCAGCCGATGCCACGCGGGAGGAGCCAGCTCCGCCGCCGTTCTCACCACTGCTGCCAGCTTTGGCGATCGCGAGGTCCCGGCCATGGCCGAGCCAAGCGCGAGCGCCCGTGCGCCCTCCCCGCGCACAAACGGGCAGGCACGCTGCCGTGCTGTGCCGAATCGAGCTGCGCGAGGTCCGCCTCGGACTACGCTGCTAGGGCTGCGAAGGCACGCACAGCCGTCAGATGCAGCGCCGGCGATCGAAGGACATGGACGGACCTCTCATCGGGTGGAGTCTGGAGGAGGAAGATGACCACGAGGGCAATATGGTCTTTTCACTTCCCTTTCTCACTCCCAAACTGTGAAAATTAATATTTTAATTGCTGCGGTGTCTGGTGGCAAAGAAACGCGATTTTATAATGGTACTGGGCATATTTCTGAGTTGGCGGTGTCTACCAGCAAATACCACGTTTGTCTGATGTCCCACGACAAAATTCCCCTAAGAAATAACATCTAACAAAGCACACCCCTGTCCCTATCATATACACAGATCTTTTTTGTGATTTAGGACTTGTTTGAGATTGCTCCACAAACTTCATTGTGGAGAAGCTCCACAAATTAAAAAAGCTAAAGTTTCTAGAGCACCGTTTAGATGCTCTCATAACTTCACCTTTTTTTTCCTGGAGCAGAATTGTGTGGAGCTACATTTGTTTGGTAGAAAAATGTGAAACGGACGTGAAAAACATGGAGCAAAGCGGTACCAGACATAGCCTTAACTAAGCACACCTCTGCACAGCATCAATGATTGGTAGATGGTGGTCAAACTTCACTGGCAACCGCGTTAGTTTGAATATAGTATTCATATGGAAACTAACGCATTACTCATTAGTTTGCTCGTGGTTTGTGGAATATATGTGGCAAAAGTGACGTGTAGCATTCTTGTTGTTCAACTCTAGTTAAGATTTCGTAAAAGGACCACGGTCCATACAATATGCTTATGACAACATGTGGGGAATTCGGTTGAACAAAATCAATATTCAAACAAAGTAATGACTAGAACACACAATTAATCAAGTGACAGAATGAAACGGAAGCATATATGAAATTGAAAACAATGTTCAAACGAAGCGAAATAAAATCATGTATGAGGCATGA
Coding sequences within:
- the LOC136454431 gene encoding putative serpin-Z8 encodes the protein MPPTKANGSTQQYSMFFFLPDTRDGLSTMVDMVTSSSAYLYGILAEMKERPVSIKLPKFAITFSWGDLKGDLSRLGLSLPFSPEAADLSGMCKGDDGDQVVTGAARGPTFLSKVALTAVVKMDEVGTKAACVRIAGEN